From one Paractinoplanes brasiliensis genomic stretch:
- a CDS encoding glycosyltransferase, translated as MNKPDRRLVIVVRADPVVCGHSGEARNLAEVALTRGFTDVRLLTWPIEVLQAAGLPLKPLDRLLPYSEGITVERPEAVGDYRVPDGRHLAGLTGRLVELLAEPIPTVCLSMYTVPHTTVVVDAVNAARAAGLTPDVHTIAKAVGSDVTNVIRQCLREGRFGAATVLFTTFLANDEVVAVSEYTKDEIIASAAEVDAACGTSFAEQCRARVTVSYPPIDSSAYLDLNPSKVDEALAKRGLERDGYILFLSRVARAKGIYDLIIAYGQMRARDKVKLVVAGTGPALEHVQAMAKEDDRIIFLTDVDDEEKPLLMRGCAAYALPTKPEPDFVETFGIALAEKMLAGGGPVITTLTGGTGEAVGDTAVIVEPGDINGLAEALDHAVLDMTEVERKAMAERALAKAMTFDRAAVFDSLLATGN; from the coding sequence TTGAACAAACCCGACCGTCGTCTCGTCATCGTGGTCCGCGCGGACCCGGTGGTCTGCGGCCATTCCGGCGAGGCCCGCAACCTCGCCGAGGTCGCCCTCACCCGGGGCTTCACGGACGTACGCCTGCTCACCTGGCCCATTGAAGTGCTGCAGGCCGCCGGTCTGCCGCTCAAACCGCTCGACCGCCTGCTGCCGTACAGCGAAGGGATCACCGTCGAACGGCCCGAGGCCGTCGGCGACTACCGCGTGCCCGACGGCCGGCACCTCGCGGGCCTGACCGGCCGGCTGGTCGAGCTGCTGGCCGAACCGATCCCCACGGTGTGCCTGTCGATGTACACCGTGCCGCACACCACGGTGGTGGTCGACGCCGTGAACGCGGCCCGCGCGGCCGGCCTGACCCCCGACGTGCACACCATCGCCAAGGCGGTCGGCTCCGACGTCACCAACGTCATCCGCCAGTGCCTGCGCGAGGGCCGCTTCGGCGCGGCGACGGTGCTGTTCACGACGTTCCTCGCCAACGACGAGGTGGTGGCGGTCTCCGAATACACCAAGGACGAGATCATCGCCTCGGCGGCGGAGGTGGACGCGGCCTGTGGCACGTCGTTCGCCGAACAGTGCCGCGCCCGGGTGACGGTCAGCTACCCGCCGATCGACTCCTCGGCATACCTCGACCTCAACCCTTCGAAAGTGGACGAGGCCCTGGCCAAGCGGGGCCTGGAACGCGACGGCTACATCCTGTTCCTGTCCCGGGTGGCGCGCGCCAAGGGCATCTACGACCTGATCATCGCGTACGGGCAGATGCGGGCCCGCGACAAGGTGAAGCTGGTCGTCGCGGGCACCGGACCGGCCCTGGAACACGTGCAGGCGATGGCCAAGGAGGACGACCGCATCATCTTCCTCACCGATGTCGACGACGAGGAGAAGCCGCTGCTGATGCGCGGCTGCGCCGCCTACGCCCTGCCCACCAAGCCCGAACCCGACTTCGTCGAGACGTTCGGCATCGCCCTGGCCGAGAAGATGCTGGCCGGCGGCGGGCCGGTCATCACGACGCTCACCGGGGGGACGGGGGAGGCCGTGGGGGACACCGCCGTCATCGTGGAACCGGGGGACATCAACGGGCTCGCCGAAGCCCTCGACCACGCCGTCCTCGACATGACCGAGGTGGAACGCAAGGCCATGGCGGAACGGGCCCTCGCCAAAGCCATGACCTTCGACCGCGCCGCCGTCTTCGACTCCCTGCTGGCCACCGGGAACTGA
- a CDS encoding alpha/beta hydrolase-fold protein codes for MQSPQMSALLDDPAGLHEWWQRVTADGTPLIEPWRDGSQLVTFLWRGSASSARVGWGLDVPLERMRGNDLWYATRVLPSDLSTVYCLAHDGRTHIDAFNPARLLFPRDPGDPGDRDVWASTLTLPDAPSEPWLAPRPGVTTGVLTEAPLGRQVVVYRPAGTPTAGLPVLVVFDGWTARKVQRVPTVLDNLIAAGEIPPLVALFVTSHTARRDDDLSPDGTMRDFVTGELLPWARTTLGAGLDPRANMIAGASRGGLIAAHIGLTSPDNFGAVISQSGSFWWPSGDPGRLIREVGLLPLADVRFYLDVGIFETFPGPGGAPSQVDVNRAMRDALRRRGYTVAYAEYSGGHDYVNWRRTFADGLIAVTGVRA; via the coding sequence GTGCAGAGTCCGCAGATGTCCGCGCTGCTGGACGACCCGGCCGGCCTGCACGAGTGGTGGCAGCGCGTGACCGCTGACGGCACGCCGCTGATCGAGCCGTGGCGCGACGGCTCCCAGCTGGTGACGTTCCTGTGGCGGGGGTCGGCGAGCAGCGCCCGCGTGGGGTGGGGGCTCGACGTGCCGCTCGAACGCATGCGCGGCAACGACCTCTGGTACGCGACCCGTGTGCTGCCGTCCGACCTGAGCACGGTGTACTGCCTGGCGCACGACGGCAGGACCCACATCGACGCGTTCAACCCGGCCCGCCTGCTGTTTCCACGCGACCCGGGCGACCCCGGCGACCGCGACGTCTGGGCGTCGACGCTGACGCTGCCCGATGCGCCCTCCGAGCCGTGGCTGGCCCCGCGCCCCGGCGTGACAACTGGGGTGCTGACCGAGGCGCCGCTCGGCCGGCAGGTGGTCGTGTACCGCCCGGCCGGCACGCCGACGGCCGGGCTGCCCGTGCTGGTCGTCTTCGACGGCTGGACGGCCCGCAAGGTCCAGCGCGTCCCCACCGTGCTCGACAACCTGATCGCCGCGGGCGAGATCCCGCCGCTGGTCGCGCTCTTCGTCACCAGCCACACCGCCCGGCGCGACGACGACCTGTCCCCGGACGGAACGATGCGCGACTTCGTGACCGGCGAGCTGCTGCCGTGGGCCCGCACGACGCTGGGGGCGGGCCTGGACCCGCGGGCCAACATGATCGCCGGCGCGTCCCGGGGCGGCCTGATCGCGGCGCACATCGGGCTGACCTCGCCCGACAACTTCGGCGCGGTCATCTCGCAGTCGGGCAGCTTCTGGTGGCCGAGCGGCGACCCCGGCCGGTTGATCCGGGAGGTCGGCCTGCTGCCGCTCGCCGACGTGCGGTTCTATCTGGACGTGGGGATCTTCGAGACGTTCCCGGGGCCGGGCGGGGCGCCGTCACAGGTCGACGTGAACCGGGCCATGCGCGACGCGCTGCGCCGACGGGGTTACACCGTTGCCTACGCCGAATACTCCGGCGGCCACGACTACGTGAACTGGCGCCGCACGTTCGCCGACGGCCTGATCGCGGTGACAGGCGTGCGAGCATGA
- a CDS encoding NAD(P)(+) transhydrogenase (Re/Si-specific) subunit beta: MSAFDTVVHLIYLACATAFVVGLHLMNAPRTARRGNLVSAAGMGVAILVTLAVLIEGQQINAYAAWALGLGTAAGAVAGLVAARVVRMTAMPQLVSLFNAVGGGAAALIALGDHPASTQAEVTGVLDVLIGALTFSGSLIASGKLAGRVPGRPIVVPYGRLISIALAAVAAVMAVLVVGFDGGTAALVGAAGAALVAGVLLTLPIGGADMPVVISLLNACTGTAVAMAGFVLGSTPLIIAGALVGAAGAILTKLMADAMNRPISAIIAGGYGTGDAVAVEAGGGSAAVREITADDAAIQLAYAGKVVIVPGYGLAAAQAQHEAVALAQALAAHGVEVSYAIHPVAGRMPGHMNVLLAEANAPYEQLQDLEESNPAFPRTDVALVIGANDVTNPAARRPGNAVSGMPILDVDKARSVIVIKRSLGHGYAGIDNELYSDPRTAMLFADAKQGLNALLTGLSAYAS, from the coding sequence GTGAGCGCCTTCGACACGGTCGTCCACCTGATCTATCTGGCCTGCGCGACGGCCTTCGTGGTCGGGCTGCACCTGATGAACGCGCCGAGGACGGCCCGGCGCGGGAACCTCGTCTCCGCCGCCGGCATGGGTGTCGCGATCCTGGTCACGCTCGCGGTCCTCATCGAGGGGCAGCAGATCAACGCGTACGCGGCGTGGGCGCTGGGCCTGGGCACGGCGGCGGGCGCCGTGGCGGGGCTGGTCGCCGCGCGGGTGGTCCGGATGACGGCGATGCCGCAGCTCGTGAGCCTGTTCAACGCGGTCGGCGGCGGCGCGGCGGCCCTGATCGCGCTGGGCGACCACCCGGCGTCCACCCAGGCCGAGGTCACCGGGGTGCTCGACGTGCTGATCGGCGCGCTCACGTTCAGCGGGTCCCTGATCGCCTCGGGCAAGCTGGCCGGGCGGGTGCCGGGCCGCCCGATCGTGGTGCCGTACGGGCGGTTGATCTCGATCGCGCTGGCAGCGGTCGCGGCCGTCATGGCGGTGCTGGTGGTGGGGTTCGACGGGGGCACGGCGGCGCTGGTCGGGGCGGCGGGCGCGGCGCTGGTCGCGGGTGTGCTGCTGACGTTGCCGATCGGCGGGGCCGACATGCCGGTGGTGATCTCGCTGCTCAACGCGTGCACGGGCACGGCGGTGGCGATGGCCGGGTTCGTGCTCGGCAGCACGCCGCTGATCATCGCGGGCGCGCTGGTCGGCGCGGCGGGCGCGATCCTGACCAAGCTGATGGCCGACGCGATGAACCGTCCGATCAGCGCGATCATCGCGGGCGGGTACGGCACCGGCGACGCCGTCGCGGTGGAGGCCGGGGGCGGTTCGGCGGCCGTACGGGAAATCACCGCCGACGACGCCGCGATCCAGCTGGCGTACGCGGGAAAGGTGGTCATCGTGCCCGGGTACGGTCTGGCCGCCGCCCAGGCGCAGCACGAGGCGGTGGCGCTGGCCCAGGCGCTGGCCGCGCACGGGGTGGAGGTGTCGTACGCGATCCACCCGGTCGCCGGGCGCATGCCCGGGCACATGAACGTGCTGCTGGCCGAGGCGAACGCCCCGTACGAGCAATTGCAGGACCTGGAGGAGAGCAACCCGGCGTTCCCGCGGACGGACGTGGCGCTGGTGATCGGGGCGAACGACGTGACCAACCCGGCGGCGCGGCGGCCCGGCAACGCGGTGTCGGGCATGCCGATCCTCGACGTCGACAAAGCACGCAGCGTCATCGTGATCAAGCGGTCGCTGGGGCACGGGTACGCCGGCATCGACAACGAGCTCTACTCGGACCCGCGTACGGCGATGTTGTTCGCGGACGCGAAACAGGGCCTGAACGCGTTGTTGACCGGGTTGTCGGCCTATGCGTCTTGA
- a CDS encoding maleylpyruvate isomerase N-terminal domain-containing protein encodes MTAADTLGELWAVWAAYGSNLTEDQWRAPTRLEPWTVRALFAHTAQWPHWLGHVATQVCDSPPTHESAAELLRAFNAPDGVANLNRADVAARAVDAAAQFTTEQMTAAFAEVGPRSLDAARELDDAVVNYLGTARMRVGEVLGIGIVEATVHLLDLQRALGESPSVPAAGLAHTSAVLTRMADPVAFVEALTGRTGNGLAPVLT; translated from the coding sequence ATGACGGCGGCGGACACTCTCGGCGAACTGTGGGCCGTCTGGGCTGCGTACGGGTCGAATCTCACCGAGGACCAGTGGCGCGCCCCGACGCGGCTGGAGCCGTGGACCGTACGGGCGTTGTTCGCGCACACCGCGCAGTGGCCGCACTGGCTCGGCCACGTCGCCACCCAGGTCTGCGACAGCCCGCCGACACACGAATCCGCGGCCGAGCTGCTACGCGCCTTCAACGCCCCCGACGGCGTGGCCAACCTCAACCGCGCCGACGTGGCGGCCCGAGCTGTCGACGCCGCCGCCCAGTTCACCACCGAGCAGATGACCGCCGCGTTCGCCGAGGTCGGCCCGCGGTCGCTCGACGCCGCCCGCGAACTGGATGACGCAGTAGTCAACTACCTCGGCACGGCCCGCATGCGCGTCGGCGAGGTGCTCGGCATCGGCATCGTCGAGGCCACCGTCCACCTGCTCGACCTGCAACGCGCCCTCGGCGAGTCACCGTCCGTGCCCGCCGCCGGTCTCGCGCACACGTCGGCGGTGCTGACCCGGATGGCCGACCCGGTCGCATTCGTCGAAGCCCTGACCGGCCGCACCGGCAACGGCCTCGCCCCGGTGCTCACCTAG
- a CDS encoding cytochrome P450 produces the protein MIKYIDFGEPAFVRDPYPGLAALRERGAVTWHEPTGQFLAASHAAAGAVLRDRRLGRFWRDREPAEVYEPFNLLHRNQMMENEPPAHTRLRSLVSGAFARGHVERLREPVVAEAARLVHRAGSHFDLLADVAEPLAVTVIAELLGVPGPDRPKLRPWSAAMVRMYEVTRTPETEAAALEACREFTDFLRDLAARRAAEPRDDLISHLAAVPELTPDELVASAILLLNAGHEASVNALGGGVVALLRHPEQLARLRAGPALIPTAAEEMIRYDSPLHMFVRTAAADVEIAGVRIPEGASIAALLGAANRDPAVFADPDSFDVARDPNPHLGFGAGLHFCLGAPLARIELRAALTALLTRDLDLAAEPVNRPTFVLRAYESVPLAAK, from the coding sequence TTGATCAAGTACATCGACTTCGGTGAGCCGGCGTTCGTGCGTGATCCGTATCCGGGGTTGGCGGCGCTCCGGGAGCGGGGCGCGGTCACCTGGCATGAGCCGACCGGGCAGTTCCTGGCCGCCAGTCACGCCGCGGCCGGGGCCGTGCTGCGGGACAGGCGCCTGGGGCGGTTCTGGCGGGACCGTGAGCCCGCCGAGGTCTACGAGCCGTTCAACCTGTTGCACCGCAACCAGATGATGGAGAACGAACCGCCCGCCCACACCCGGCTGCGGTCGCTGGTGTCGGGGGCGTTCGCGCGCGGGCACGTCGAAAGGCTGCGCGAGCCTGTCGTCGCCGAAGCCGCCCGGCTCGTCCATCGGGCCGGCTCCCACTTCGACCTGCTCGCCGACGTGGCCGAGCCCCTCGCGGTCACGGTGATCGCCGAGCTGCTGGGCGTGCCCGGGCCCGACCGCCCGAAACTGCGCCCCTGGTCGGCCGCCATGGTGCGCATGTACGAGGTCACCCGCACGCCGGAAACCGAGGCCGCCGCCCTCGAGGCGTGCCGCGAGTTCACGGACTTCCTGCGCGACCTGGCCGCCCGCCGCGCCGCCGAGCCCCGCGACGACCTGATCAGCCACCTGGCCGCCGTACCGGAGCTCACGCCCGACGAGCTGGTGGCGTCGGCGATCCTGCTGCTCAACGCCGGGCACGAGGCCTCGGTCAACGCGCTCGGCGGCGGCGTGGTCGCCCTGCTGCGCCACCCCGAACAGCTCGCACGTCTGCGAGCCGGCCCGGCGCTGATCCCGACGGCGGCCGAGGAGATGATCCGGTACGACTCCCCGCTGCACATGTTCGTGCGCACGGCCGCGGCCGACGTGGAGATCGCGGGCGTACGCATCCCGGAAGGCGCCTCGATCGCCGCGCTCCTCGGGGCGGCCAACCGTGACCCCGCCGTGTTCGCGGATCCCGACTCGTTCGACGTGGCCCGTGATCCGAACCCGCACCTCGGTTTCGGGGCCGGGCTGCACTTCTGCCTCGGCGCCCCGCTCGCGCGCATCGAGTTGCGGGCCGCGCTGACCGCCCTGCTGACACGAGACCTCGACCTGGCCGCCGAGCCGGTCAACCGTCCCACGTTCGTGCTCCGCGCCTACGAATCCGTCCCGCTGGCGGCGAAGTGA
- a CDS encoding cytochrome P450, producing MDHLTALGSLFEAEGRHNPYPAYDVIRAHAPVFRAPDDRWYVTTHALTNRLLRDTSMRLADASDYDEFWPDWRQNRGVAPVVLSMLQSNPPDHTRVRRAAAATFTPRRIAGMRDVITAQCEELIDAMPAETDLMTAFAYPLPVGVICALLGVPEADRPWFRQRAHDLTVVLEPVSTADEMQLADAAGRELEDYFIGLIAERQQHPREDLTSALVEAGAGGTLTGQELLANLVLLLVAGFETTANLLGTGLHLLLSLPDQAERLRADPSLAPGFVEEILRYDSPVQLTSRYTTEPLDVDGIAVPAGASLTMLLGAANRDPARYDDPHRFDPGRPNIQPVSFGGGAHYCLGAPLARLEAQIALPALLTGRPKMALNGDPVRRDRLVLRGFSEVPVTTG from the coding sequence ATGGACCATCTGACCGCGCTCGGCTCGCTGTTCGAGGCTGAGGGACGCCACAACCCGTACCCGGCCTACGACGTGATCAGGGCCCACGCGCCGGTGTTCCGGGCGCCCGACGACCGCTGGTACGTCACCACGCACGCGCTGACCAACCGGCTGCTGCGCGACACGAGCATGCGGCTGGCCGACGCGAGCGACTACGACGAGTTCTGGCCCGACTGGCGGCAGAACCGCGGAGTGGCGCCGGTGGTCCTGTCCATGTTGCAGAGCAACCCGCCCGACCACACCCGCGTACGCCGGGCCGCCGCGGCCACCTTCACGCCACGCCGGATCGCCGGCATGCGCGACGTGATCACCGCCCAGTGCGAAGAGCTGATCGACGCGATGCCCGCCGAGACCGACCTGATGACCGCGTTCGCCTACCCCCTGCCGGTCGGCGTGATCTGCGCGCTGCTCGGCGTGCCCGAGGCCGACCGGCCCTGGTTCCGGCAGCGCGCCCACGACCTCACCGTGGTGCTCGAACCGGTCAGCACCGCCGACGAGATGCAACTCGCCGACGCCGCCGGGCGGGAACTCGAGGACTACTTCATCGGCCTGATCGCCGAACGGCAGCAGCACCCGCGGGAGGACCTGACCAGCGCGCTCGTCGAGGCCGGGGCGGGCGGCACCCTGACCGGCCAGGAACTGCTGGCCAACCTGGTGCTGCTGCTGGTGGCCGGGTTCGAGACCACCGCCAACCTGCTCGGCACCGGCCTGCACCTGCTGCTGTCGCTGCCCGACCAGGCCGAGCGGCTGCGTGCCGACCCGTCACTGGCCCCCGGATTCGTCGAGGAGATCCTGCGGTACGACTCCCCGGTGCAGCTGACCTCCCGGTACACGACCGAACCGCTCGACGTGGACGGCATCGCGGTTCCGGCCGGCGCCTCGCTGACCATGCTGCTCGGCGCGGCCAACCGCGACCCGGCCCGCTACGACGACCCGCACCGCTTCGACCCGGGCCGCCCGAACATCCAGCCGGTGTCGTTCGGCGGCGGCGCGCACTACTGCCTGGGCGCCCCGCTGGCCCGCCTCGAAGCCCAGATCGCGCTGCCCGCGCTGTTGACCGGGCGGCCCAAGATGGCCCTCAACGGCGATCCCGTACGCCGCGACCGCCTCGTCCTGCGCGGCTTCTCCGAGGTGCCGGTCACGACGGGATGA